The following proteins are encoded in a genomic region of Candidatus Leptovillus gracilis:
- a CDS encoding MFS transporter, translated as MATTTFTRRTAVIPAEHRRNFFHLYMDIAWFGVLNASAISFMAVYATRLGATGWQIGLLSAAPAVVSLMVTLPMGSWLQKGGAISRKVFWTSVGYRLFYAVWVFLPFFLLPQAQVTALIVLVFLMSIPGTALSVGFNALFAAAVPVEWRSHVTGIRNALLAVTFIAVSLLCGWLLQVLPFPIGYQVVFAIGALGAAMSSVHLWYVRPLHEATYTPRHGESVGDLARPGAVRVWLGGMRTAVGDWRFLLNRHPDKGLQLRSVDQAFRLVLLAMFFFHLAQYLPISLLPLFWVNHLNLSDQDIGLGNAVFYGTVLLTSMQLSRLARRLSNRAMLVIGVLGMSMYPVLTAVTRDLTLFLIVSAVGGITWGLVSGSQANYLLERIPEDRRPAYLAWYNLALNAAVLLGSLGGPLLAARIGLVTTLFVSGAFRFLAALFVWRRG; from the coding sequence ATGGCAACAACAACATTCACCCGACGAACGGCCGTGATTCCGGCCGAACATCGCCGTAACTTTTTTCATCTATACATGGACATCGCCTGGTTTGGCGTGCTAAACGCCAGCGCCATCTCTTTTATGGCGGTGTACGCCACACGCCTCGGCGCGACCGGCTGGCAGATTGGCTTGCTCAGCGCCGCGCCGGCCGTCGTCAGCCTGATGGTGACGCTGCCGATGGGCAGTTGGCTGCAAAAAGGGGGAGCCATCAGCCGCAAGGTGTTTTGGACCTCGGTGGGGTATCGCCTGTTTTACGCGGTGTGGGTGTTTTTACCCTTCTTTTTGCTGCCCCAGGCACAGGTTACAGCCCTGATTGTGCTGGTCTTTTTGATGAGCATTCCCGGCACAGCGCTGTCGGTTGGTTTTAACGCCCTGTTCGCCGCGGCTGTGCCCGTGGAGTGGCGCAGCCACGTTACCGGCATTCGCAACGCGCTGCTGGCGGTGACCTTTATTGCTGTGTCACTGCTGTGTGGTTGGCTGCTGCAAGTGCTGCCTTTTCCAATTGGCTATCAGGTGGTGTTTGCCATTGGCGCGTTGGGGGCAGCCATGAGCAGCGTGCATTTGTGGTATGTACGGCCGTTACATGAAGCCACCTACACTCCCCGACATGGCGAAAGTGTCGGCGACCTGGCCCGGCCTGGCGCAGTGCGGGTCTGGTTGGGAGGAATGCGCACGGCCGTTGGCGATTGGCGCTTTTTACTGAACCGTCACCCCGACAAAGGGCTGCAACTGCGCAGCGTAGACCAGGCCTTTCGCCTGGTGTTGTTGGCGATGTTCTTCTTTCACCTGGCGCAGTACCTGCCCATCTCGCTGCTGCCGCTGTTCTGGGTGAACCACCTGAACCTTTCCGACCAGGACATCGGGTTGGGGAACGCCGTTTTTTACGGGACCGTGCTGCTCACTTCGATGCAGCTCAGCCGGTTAGCGCGGCGACTGAGCAACCGGGCGATGTTGGTGATTGGCGTGTTGGGGATGAGTATGTATCCGGTGTTAACGGCCGTCACCCGCGACCTGACTCTCTTCCTTATTGTTTCGGCCGTTGGCGGCATTACCTGGGGATTGGTGTCTGGTTCGCAGGCCAATTACCTGCTGGAACGTATTCCCGAAGACCGTCGCCCCGCTTACCTGGCCTGGTATAACCTGGCGCTGAACGCGGCCGTGCTGTTAGGCTCGCTGGGCGGCCCGCTGCTGGCCGCGCGAATTGGGCTGGTAACGACGCTGTTTGTCTCTGGCGCATTCCGCTTTCTGGCGGCATTGTTCGTCTGGCGACGAGGTTAG
- a CDS encoding glycosyltransferase family 2 protein, which yields MIEITAVILTYNEAAHIQACIASLAWADRVLVFDSFSQDDTLALARAGGAETAQNSFENYAQQRNAALAHLQTDWVFFVDADERGTPELAAEIRQVVAQRPEMGWYVPRHNYLFGKLTLGAGWFPDYQLRLFQHGRVHYERPVHELALVDGAIGHLQNPLIHYNYRDVAHFRAKQRAYTDYDASILRQHGVRPKPHNYVLQPWRQFWWRFVSLRGYGDGRHGLRLSLYMAYYEWVKYRKLAALWGEGDDEVKD from the coding sequence ATGATCGAAATAACGGCCGTTATCCTTACCTATAACGAAGCAGCCCACATACAGGCCTGCATCGCCAGCCTGGCCTGGGCCGACCGGGTGCTGGTCTTCGACTCCTTCAGCCAGGATGATACCCTGGCGCTGGCGCGGGCGGGCGGCGCCGAAACAGCGCAAAACAGCTTTGAAAATTACGCCCAGCAGCGCAATGCCGCCCTGGCCCATCTGCAGACCGACTGGGTTTTTTTTGTAGACGCCGACGAACGTGGCACGCCAGAACTGGCGGCCGAAATCCGCCAGGTGGTGGCGCAGCGGCCAGAAATGGGTTGGTATGTGCCGCGCCACAATTATCTCTTTGGCAAATTGACGTTGGGCGCGGGCTGGTTCCCGGATTACCAACTGCGCCTGTTCCAGCACGGCCGTGTCCATTACGAACGCCCCGTGCATGAACTGGCGCTGGTGGACGGGGCCATCGGCCACCTGCAGAACCCACTCATCCATTATAACTACCGCGACGTGGCCCATTTTCGCGCCAAACAGCGCGCTTATACCGATTACGACGCCTCTATCTTGCGGCAACACGGCGTGCGCCCCAAACCACACAATTACGTGCTGCAACCGTGGCGGCAGTTCTGGTGGCGTTTTGTCAGCCTGAGAGGGTATGGCGACGGCCGTCATGGGTTGCGCCTCAGCCTGTACATGGCTTACTATGAATGGGTGAAGTACCGCAAGCTGGCGGCGCTGTGGGGCGAAGGGGATGACGAGGTGAAGGACTGA
- a CDS encoding glycosyltransferase family 2 protein, giving the protein MLDVAVIIVSWNVRDYLADCLRSVHKEILRTRLRAQIWVVDNDSTDGTVELLRSLFPHVHLIANSHNPGFGAANNQGIAAAAKLEPRYYFLLNPDTTLRPGALKHLVECLDERPNAGMAGARLVYRDGRFQHSAFYFPGITQLIFDLFVMPPRLYDSRLNGRYSRQLFRPDHKPFAIDHPLGASMLVRASVASATGGFDESYHMYCEEIDWSWRIREGGWDIYAVPAAEIVHYGGESTKQAPTQSVINLWTSRAQLYRRHHGRVRQVLATKLVQIAMRRKAAKTNDPDLLRAYEEIINAWTQDAAPRTAVSQPDGG; this is encoded by the coding sequence ATGTTAGATGTAGCGGTTATCATCGTTAGCTGGAATGTGCGCGATTACCTGGCGGACTGCTTACGCTCTGTGCATAAGGAGATTTTGCGCACCCGGTTACGGGCGCAAATCTGGGTGGTGGACAACGATTCCACCGACGGTACGGTGGAACTGCTGCGCAGTCTTTTCCCGCATGTGCATCTCATTGCCAACAGTCATAATCCCGGTTTTGGCGCGGCCAATAACCAGGGGATAGCCGCTGCCGCCAAATTGGAGCCGCGTTATTACTTTTTGCTGAATCCAGACACAACACTGCGGCCGGGCGCGCTGAAGCATCTGGTTGAATGCCTGGATGAACGGCCGAACGCCGGCATGGCGGGGGCGCGGCTGGTCTATCGCGACGGCCGTTTCCAGCACAGCGCCTTTTACTTCCCCGGCATCACTCAACTCATCTTCGACCTGTTTGTGATGCCGCCGCGATTGTACGACAGCCGGTTAAACGGCCGTTACAGCCGCCAACTCTTCCGCCCCGACCACAAACCCTTTGCCATAGACCATCCGCTGGGCGCTTCGATGCTGGTGCGGGCCAGCGTTGCCAGCGCCACCGGCGGCTTCGACGAAAGCTACCACATGTATTGTGAGGAAATTGATTGGAGCTGGCGCATTCGTGAAGGTGGTTGGGATATTTACGCCGTGCCCGCCGCCGAAATCGTCCATTATGGCGGCGAAAGCACCAAACAGGCGCCCACCCAGTCGGTCATTAATCTATGGACCAGCCGGGCGCAGTTGTACCGCAGACATCACGGCCGTGTGCGGCAGGTCTTGGCGACAAAATTGGTGCAGATAGCCATGCGCCGCAAAGCCGCCAAAACCAACGACCCCGATTTGTTACGCGCTTATGAAGAAATCATCAACGCCTGGACTCAAGACGCCGCCCCACGCACGGCCGTCAGCCAGCCCGACGGCGGCTAA
- a CDS encoding PhnD/SsuA/transferrin family substrate-binding protein: MAKVWLIVAWGLLILLSACQPQVLEVEVTRLVENNPASSGPTAVATPAPVQIEVTRLITTEIVTELVQEIPVEITKAPLGTSERPVQILFSPISSAAVIMTRGQGLADALAQATGQQFVVGVADSEAALIDLMCAAPADTIGVLSPLGMAQASAQCAAQPGSVAVHADGLSWQAGMIVTRRDSGILTLADLAGKRGAVPDAASIPNAKAIETMLRSASVAAAEIIELPGDNSAMLAVFNGDVDFAVGSYTPPIMPYEDRLWQYGVDSPEIWRQLGIAPERSPIGYVLVIGEPEFGGYRLRDARAGIFDIQPEIYTQTRIVALSPQIPNETVAFGRDFPLALARQVVAELQTFALSEACATSVCASDFYDWRGLEPATDALYAPLRDILAAGALTEE, encoded by the coding sequence ATGGCAAAGGTTTGGCTAATTGTGGCCTGGGGGCTGCTTATTTTGTTGTCTGCGTGCCAGCCACAGGTGTTGGAAGTTGAGGTAACGCGCCTGGTAGAAAACAACCCGGCAAGCAGTGGCCCAACGGCCGTCGCCACCCCCGCTCCCGTCCAAATCGAAGTTACCCGCCTGATCACGACCGAAATCGTCACCGAACTTGTGCAAGAAATCCCCGTCGAAATCACCAAAGCCCCCCTCGGTACAAGCGAACGACCGGTGCAAATTTTATTCTCGCCCATCAGCAGCGCGGCCGTCATCATGACGCGCGGGCAAGGTTTGGCCGACGCCCTGGCCCAGGCCACCGGGCAGCAGTTTGTTGTCGGCGTTGCCGACAGCGAAGCGGCCCTCATAGACCTGATGTGCGCCGCCCCGGCCGACACCATCGGCGTGTTGTCGCCGTTGGGGATGGCCCAGGCCAGCGCCCAATGCGCTGCGCAGCCCGGCAGCGTCGCCGTCCACGCCGACGGCCTGAGCTGGCAGGCGGGCATGATCGTCACCCGGCGCGACAGCGGCATTCTTACCCTGGCCGACCTGGCCGGCAAACGGGGCGCAGTGCCCGACGCAGCCAGCATCCCCAACGCCAAAGCCATCGAAACCATGCTGCGCAGCGCCAGCGTGGCCGCCGCCGAAATCATCGAACTGCCTGGTGACAACAGCGCCATGCTGGCCGTGTTTAACGGCGATGTGGATTTTGCCGTCGGCTCCTACACGCCGCCCATCATGCCTTATGAAGATCGGCTGTGGCAGTATGGCGTAGACAGCCCTGAAATATGGCGGCAGTTGGGCATCGCCCCAGAGCGCAGCCCCATTGGCTATGTGTTGGTCATTGGCGAGCCGGAATTTGGCGGCTATCGTCTGCGCGACGCCCGCGCCGGTATTTTCGACATCCAGCCGGAAATTTACACCCAAACGCGCATCGTCGCCCTCAGCCCACAAATTCCCAACGAAACGGTGGCCTTTGGCCGCGATTTCCCACTGGCGCTGGCACGGCAGGTGGTCGCTGAATTACAAACGTTTGCCCTGTCCGAGGCGTGCGCCACATCGGTGTGCGCCAGCGATTTTTACGATTGGCGCGGCCTGGAGCCGGCCACAGACGCGCTCTATGCTCCGCTACGCGACATTCTCGCCGCCGGAGCGCTGACCGAAGAATAA
- a CDS encoding DUF1801 domain-containing protein: MAELPEGQRQVVTAVRDLIRRNLPDGYAESMNWGMISYEIPLADYPKTYNKQPLTYISLAAQKNHYALYLMGLYQDQLQTEWLKEAYEQMGKKLDMGKSCVRFRKLEDLPLDLIAQVVASMPPADFIAQYEMSRGL; this comes from the coding sequence TTGGCTGAACTGCCTGAAGGACAGCGCCAGGTGGTAACGGCCGTGCGCGACCTGATCCGCCGTAATTTGCCCGATGGCTATGCTGAGTCCATGAACTGGGGCATGATCAGCTACGAAATTCCCTTGGCCGACTACCCCAAAACCTACAACAAACAGCCATTGACATACATCAGTCTGGCGGCGCAGAAAAACCACTACGCGCTGTACCTGATGGGTCTCTATCAAGACCAATTGCAAACCGAATGGCTGAAAGAAGCGTATGAACAGATGGGCAAGAAATTAGATATGGGCAAATCTTGCGTGCGGTTTCGCAAGTTGGAGGATTTGCCGCTGGATTTGATTGCCCAGGTGGTTGCCAGCATGCCCCCGGCCGATTTCATCGCCCAGTATGAAATGAGTCGTGGGCTGTAA
- a CDS encoding stage II sporulation protein M: MAQITLKTIPLKQQDWRMAAVVARREIKDSFRDWRIMTPIILLTVFFPALMNFAAGRMMSFVSNYGAEIIATQLIPFLLLVVGFFPMSFSLIIALETFVGEKERKSLEPLLATPLTDTQLYLGKMVAVLVPPLLAAYLGMTVYLVGLYFSLGWTPSAQLLGQTVMLTTVQGVIMVAAAVVISSQTTSVRAANLLASFIIVPMALLIQAEAASLFWGNHVGLWWLILALMITAVVLVRMGLHLFRREELMGRDLDEFRLGWIAGEFWAMLSGRRLNNGRYPTPFLWYRQTFAIVPQLARPIGALVLALFGAAGMGVALAFTYRLPPDMLGQISGGGIAANLEQLQIVAKGLPLAIFIQNVRVLLLLALLGTFTFGILGILVFILPWVIVGFAAGQIFLAGENALLFVAASILPHAIVELPAILLAAAAALRWHITVIAPPPNRTLSEAFIATSAEFARIFIGLVLPLLLLAAYVEAFITPQVLLAVYGN; the protein is encoded by the coding sequence ATGGCTCAGATAACCCTCAAAACAATTCCCCTGAAACAACAAGATTGGCGCATGGCCGCCGTGGTGGCCCGCCGTGAAATCAAAGACTCTTTCCGCGATTGGCGCATAATGACGCCGATTATTCTGCTGACGGTATTTTTTCCGGCGTTGATGAATTTTGCCGCCGGCCGCATGATGTCTTTTGTCTCCAACTATGGGGCGGAAATCATCGCCACCCAGTTAATCCCGTTTTTGCTGCTGGTGGTGGGGTTTTTCCCAATGTCCTTTTCGTTGATCATCGCCCTGGAGACCTTTGTGGGTGAAAAAGAGCGCAAAAGCCTGGAACCGCTGCTGGCCACGCCGCTGACCGATACGCAGCTTTACCTGGGCAAAATGGTCGCCGTGCTGGTTCCGCCGCTCCTGGCGGCCTACCTGGGCATGACCGTCTACCTGGTGGGCCTGTACTTCAGCCTGGGGTGGACGCCATCGGCGCAGTTGTTGGGCCAGACAGTGATGCTGACCACCGTGCAGGGCGTGATTATGGTGGCGGCGGCCGTGGTCATTTCCAGCCAGACAACCAGTGTGCGAGCGGCTAATTTGTTAGCCAGCTTTATCATCGTGCCGATGGCGCTGCTGATTCAGGCCGAAGCGGCGTCGCTGTTTTGGGGCAACCATGTGGGCTTATGGTGGCTGATATTGGCGCTGATGATTACGGCCGTTGTCCTGGTACGCATGGGTCTCCACCTGTTCCGCCGTGAAGAGCTGATGGGCCGCGACCTGGACGAGTTTCGCCTGGGCTGGATTGCCGGCGAGTTTTGGGCGATGCTGAGTGGACGGCGGCTGAATAACGGCCGTTACCCCACCCCCTTCCTCTGGTATCGGCAAACCTTCGCCATTGTTCCACAGTTAGCCCGCCCCATCGGCGCCCTGGTTCTGGCTTTGTTCGGCGCAGCGGGCATGGGCGTCGCCCTGGCCTTCACCTATCGCCTGCCGCCCGACATGTTAGGTCAGATCAGCGGCGGCGGGATTGCCGCCAATCTGGAACAACTACAAATTGTCGCCAAAGGGCTGCCGCTGGCAATTTTTATACAGAACGTGCGCGTGCTGCTGCTGCTGGCTCTATTGGGAACCTTCACCTTTGGCATCCTGGGCATCCTGGTCTTTATACTGCCCTGGGTCATCGTCGGTTTTGCCGCCGGGCAAATCTTCCTGGCCGGTGAAAATGCCCTGCTGTTCGTGGCCGCCTCCATTCTACCGCACGCCATTGTTGAACTGCCGGCCATCTTGCTGGCCGCTGCCGCTGCCCTGCGCTGGCACATCACCGTCATCGCCCCACCGCCAAACCGCACCCTCAGCGAAGCCTTTATTGCGACATCCGCCGAATTTGCGCGCATCTTTATTGGCCTGGTACTGCCCCTGCTGCTGCTGGCTGCCTACGTCGAAGCCTTCATCACGCCCCAAGTGCTGCTGGCAGTATATGGAAATTAG
- a CDS encoding ABC transporter ATP-binding protein: MIIAENLGKTFDNFTAVRQLDLNVGAGKLLALLGPNGAGKTTTVRMLSSILRPTTGRATINGHDVVTNAPQVRQSIGVLTEQPGLYLRMTGLEYLLFYGRLYGMADSAIRQRGLELFERFGMADAHQRRLGQYSKGMRQKVGLIRAMLHQPTVLLLDEPTSAMDPHSAKLVRDTIKEMRDDQRTIILCTHNLAEAESLADHIAIIKKGSIVAQGSPVELKLALLGHPQLEVRVDQRLNGQVKELDSLVVVESMSDHTIRYRTPNPQQANPALVRRLGELGLGVVALQEVSQSLEDVYLRVVADETAAG; encoded by the coding sequence ATGATCATTGCCGAAAACCTCGGTAAGACGTTCGATAATTTTACGGCCGTTCGCCAGCTCGATCTCAACGTCGGCGCGGGCAAACTGCTGGCGTTATTGGGGCCAAACGGGGCCGGCAAAACCACCACCGTGCGCATGTTAAGCTCCATCCTGCGCCCCACCACCGGCCGCGCCACCATCAACGGCCACGATGTGGTCACAAACGCCCCCCAGGTGCGTCAATCCATCGGCGTGTTGACAGAGCAGCCGGGCCTGTACCTGCGCATGACGGGGCTGGAATATCTGCTGTTTTACGGCCGTCTCTATGGCATGGCCGACAGCGCCATCCGGCAGCGCGGCCTGGAGCTTTTCGAGCGCTTTGGCATGGCCGACGCCCACCAGCGCCGCCTGGGGCAATATTCCAAAGGGATGCGCCAAAAAGTTGGCCTGATTCGCGCCATGCTGCACCAACCGACCGTGCTGCTGCTAGACGAGCCAACTTCGGCCATGGACCCGCACAGCGCCAAACTGGTGCGCGACACCATCAAAGAAATGCGCGACGACCAACGCACCATCATCCTCTGCACCCACAACCTGGCTGAAGCCGAAAGTCTGGCCGACCATATCGCCATCATCAAAAAAGGCAGCATCGTCGCTCAGGGCAGCCCAGTGGAACTGAAGCTGGCGCTGCTGGGGCATCCCCAATTGGAAGTGCGCGTGGACCAACGCCTCAATGGCCAGGTCAAAGAACTAGACAGCCTGGTGGTGGTGGAGTCAATGAGCGACCACACCATTCGTTACCGCACCCCCAACCCGCAGCAGGCCAACCCGGCCCTGGTCCGTCGTCTGGGCGAATTGGGCCTGGGCGTCGTCGCCCTGCAAGAAGTCAGCCAAAGTCTGGAAGATGTCTACCTGCGCGTCGTGGCAGATGAAACAGCCGCCGGTTGA
- the lgt gene encoding prolipoprotein diacylglyceryl transferase: protein MYWYGICIVGGIALGAYVVSQLALRRGTAVMQQHVPPAMQTRSLADLSLPDEVNQVLAKNKITTWGGLLLAWGFQPRNSGLNAAGIEQVQARLEAQKDIQKMWLVDAPWRIWNPEHVWSGLIWSLILAVIGARLYHVLTPSPSMSAFGINSPMDYFRNPYQMINLRNGGLGIYGGILGGFVGLAIYARRARIPLLGWADLAVVGLALGQVFGRWGNFFNQELYGRPTNLPWAVYIEPIYRLPAYSDYGRFHPAFLYESLWSLLTFFVLYTLIRRYDKRLLSGEVMALYFIFYAIGRSLLELIRLDSRMVNLGFVQLDMAIATFVSMLIAVGMAAWIAIRRYRRA, encoded by the coding sequence GTGTATTGGTACGGCATTTGCATTGTCGGGGGCATTGCCTTAGGCGCTTACGTGGTCTCGCAGTTGGCGCTGCGCCGGGGCACGGCCGTTATGCAGCAGCACGTCCCCCCAGCCATGCAAACCCGGTCCCTGGCCGACCTGTCCCTGCCCGACGAAGTCAACCAGGTCCTTGCCAAAAACAAAATTACCACCTGGGGCGGCTTACTGCTGGCGTGGGGCTTTCAGCCGCGTAACAGCGGCCTAAACGCGGCTGGTATCGAACAAGTGCAGGCTCGCCTGGAAGCACAAAAGGACATTCAGAAAATGTGGCTGGTGGACGCTCCCTGGCGCATTTGGAACCCGGAACACGTATGGAGCGGCCTGATCTGGAGTCTGATTTTAGCCGTCATTGGGGCGCGTTTGTACCATGTGCTGACCCCATCCCCCAGCATGTCTGCCTTCGGCATCAACTCGCCAATGGATTATTTCCGCAACCCCTACCAGATGATCAATTTGCGCAACGGCGGGCTGGGCATTTACGGGGGCATTCTAGGTGGCTTCGTTGGCCTGGCGATTTATGCCCGTCGGGCGCGTATTCCTTTGCTCGGTTGGGCCGACCTGGCCGTGGTGGGGCTGGCGCTGGGGCAGGTGTTTGGGCGTTGGGGCAACTTTTTTAACCAGGAATTATACGGCCGTCCCACCAATTTACCCTGGGCTGTCTATATAGAACCCATATACCGGCTGCCGGCGTACAGCGATTACGGCCGTTTCCACCCCGCCTTCCTCTACGAATCCCTGTGGAGCCTGCTCACCTTCTTTGTCCTTTACACACTCATTCGCCGCTACGACAAGCGTCTGTTGTCTGGTGAAGTCATGGCCCTTTATTTCATCTTCTATGCCATCGGCCGCAGCTTGTTGGAACTCATCCGCCTGGACAGCCGCATGGTCAACCTCGGTTTTGTGCAGCTAGATATGGCAATTGCCACCTTTGTCTCCATGCTCATCGCCGTGGGCATGGCCGCCTGGATTGCCATCCGCCGCTACCGCCGCGCCTGA
- a CDS encoding CDP-alcohol phosphatidyltransferase family protein, which translates to MKQEDLQKTLEKPTLTDRLRVKTVGIIDPIVTFLARYHFSPDTLTVLGMLSHFFLAYLIAIGQMRWAGIAMIFLAPLDALDGALARKLGRKQGGFGAFLDSTLDRLAEIILFGGFIYYYLQAGDVTMLGLSYVAITGSLMVSYTRSKAESLKLSAKVGMMSRVERYVLMLFFLIIGYPGVAVGALAVLTYVTLGQRMYHVWYQFYGAQKEGGNAP; encoded by the coding sequence ATGAAACAAGAAGATTTGCAAAAAACGCTAGAAAAACCAACGCTGACCGACAGATTACGGGTTAAAACAGTCGGCATCATTGACCCCATCGTGACTTTTCTGGCCAGATACCACTTTTCGCCGGATACGCTGACGGTGTTAGGCATGTTGTCCCATTTCTTCCTGGCGTACCTGATCGCCATTGGGCAGATGCGCTGGGCAGGCATCGCCATGATTTTTTTGGCGCCGTTGGATGCTCTGGATGGCGCATTAGCGCGTAAACTGGGACGCAAGCAAGGGGGGTTTGGCGCGTTTTTGGATTCTACGCTGGACCGGCTGGCTGAGATTATTCTGTTTGGCGGCTTTATTTATTACTACCTGCAAGCTGGGGATGTGACCATGCTGGGCCTGTCTTACGTGGCAATTACTGGTTCGCTGATGGTCAGTTACACCCGGTCTAAGGCCGAATCACTGAAATTGTCGGCCAAGGTGGGTATGATGAGCCGGGTGGAACGGTATGTACTGATGCTGTTCTTCTTGATTATTGGCTATCCTGGCGTGGCCGTGGGCGCGTTGGCGGTGTTGACTTATGTGACATTGGGGCAGCGGATGTACCATGTGTGGTATCAGTTTTACGGCGCGCAAAAGGAAGGGGGTAACGCGCCATGA